Below is a genomic region from Jiangella gansuensis DSM 44835.
AGGGCGCTCGACACCGCGACGTCCACCTCGTCGACGGTGATCTCGTAGTCGTCGCGCATGGAGGCGTGCGACGCGGTCAGCAGCGGACCGATCTCGCCGACCCGGCCGGCCCGCAGCAGCCCCACGGTGTCCAGGACGCGGGCGTTCTCGGTGAGCACGTGCCGGACCCGCCGGCGCATGACGTCGTCGCCGAGCTTGCCGAGGACGTCGTCGACGGCGTCGTCCTGCACCTCCCGCAGGGTGGGGACGCCGAGCAGCGCGGCGGCCTCCTCGCAGCTGGCGCGGCGGGCGCCGTAGCCGCCGCCGGTGTGCTCGTGATGGACCTTGGTGTCGACGACCAGCAGGTCGAGCCCGGCGGCGGCAAGGTCACACGGCACCGGCTCGGCGGTCATGGCGCGAGCGTCGAACAGGATGACGTGGCCTTCCTGTCCGTGGAGCGAGGCCATCTGGTCCATCGCGCCGGTGGGTGCGCCGACGTAGACGTTCTCGGCCCGCTGCACCAGCAGCGCCAGCGTGGTGCGGTCCAACCCGAGCCCGCACAGGTCGTTGAGCGTCACCGCCACCGAGCACTCCAACGCGTGCGACGACGACAACCCGGCACCCGACGGCACGGTGCTGTCGATGTGCACATCCGCGCCGGGGACGTCGTGACCGGCGTCGCGCAGCGCCCAGAACACGCCGGCCACGTACGCCGCCCAGCCCTCGACGTCACCGGGCGAGCTGTCGACGCCGAACGTCACCGGCTCGGTGCCGGACGCACTGGACGAGGCCACCACGACACCGTCGGTCCGAGGCGTCACCCGGGCGGTCGTGCGGAACGCGATGGCCAGCGGCAGCGCGAAGCCGCCGTTGTAGTCGGTGTGCTCGCCGATGAGGTTGACCCGCCCGGGCGCGGAACCCGTGCGCGCGCTCACCGCTGCAGGAACGTCCACGCGTCCTCCACGATCGTCTCCAGTCCGTGTTCGGCCCGCCAACCCAGGTCGGCCGCGATGCGCTCGGCCGACGCGACCAGCACCGGCGGGTCGCCGGCGCGGCGGTCGCGGTCGCGGGTGGGCACCGGGTGGCCGGTGACCCGTCGTGCCGCCTCGATCACCTCGCGCACCGAGTAACCGGTGCCGGAACCGAGGTTGTAGACCCGGTGCGTGCCCGGCGCGCCGCTGGTCCCCGTCCAGTCCAGCGCCAGCAGGTGCGCCCGGCCCAGGTCCTCCACGTGCAGGTAGTCGCGCACCGCCGTGCCGTCCGGGGTGGGGTAGTCGGTGCCGAAGACGTCCACCGCATCGCGGCGGCCGGCCGGGACGGCCAGCACGTTCGGGATCAGGTGGGTCTCCGGGTCGTGCCGCTCGCCGTGCCGGCCGAATGCGCCGCCGACGTTGAAGTAGCGCAGGCTCACCGCGGCCAGGCCATGCGCCGTCGCCTCGCCGGCCAGTGCGTGATCGACGGCGAGCTTGCTCTGGCCGTACGGGTTGATCGGGAGCGCCGGGGTGTCCTCGGTGATCGGGCTGACCTCCGACTGGCCGTAGGTGGCCGCCGTCGACGAGAACACGAGCCGCCGCACGCCCGCGGTACGCATCGCGTCGAGCAGCCGCAGCGTGCCGACGACGTTGTTCCACCAGTACAGCTCGGGCTGCTGGACGGACTCGCCGACCAGTGAGCGGGCTGCGAAGTGCAGGACAGCGTCGAAGCTGGAATCGATGGCGTCGGCAGCTTCTTCTATGCTGCCGCGGACGAACCGCGCCCCGTCCGGCACGGCTTCGTCGTGTCCGGTCAGCAGGCTGTCCAGGACGACGACCTCGTGTCCGGCGGCGACCAGCTGCGCGCCCACCACCGAGCCGATGTACCCGGCACCGCCGGTCACCAGGAGCTTCACAGATCCACCTCGCTGTTCGTCCGGTCGCGCTCGGTCCCTCGTCCGTTCCTCACTCGGGCACCTCGCTGCTGCGCAGGCGTGCGGCCACGTCCTCGGGCAGCACGTCGGTGATGAACGCGCCCATCCCGGATTCGGACCCGGCCAGGTACTTCAGCTTGTCCGCCGCCCGTTTGACCGAGAACAGCTGCAGGTGCAGGTAGGCGAGGTCGCGGCCGGTGGAAACCGGAGCCTGGTGCCAGGCCGCGATGTACGGCAGCGGCGCGTCGTACAGCGCGTCGAACCGCTTCAGCACGTCCAGGTAGAGGTGCACGAACTCGTCGCGCTCGGGGTCGTCGAGGTCGGCGATGGCGGCCAGCTGACGGTGCGGGTACAGGTGCACCTCGACCGGCCACCGCGCCGCGGCCGGAACGAACGCCGTCCAGTGCCGCGTCTGCGCGACGACGCGCACGCCGGCGGCCTGCTCCTCGGCCAGCACGTCGGCGAAGAGGTTGCGGCCGGTGCGTTCCCGGTGCTTGCGCGCCGACTCCAGCATGCGTGCGGTGCGCGGCGTCACGTACGGGTAGGCGTAGATCTGCCCGTGCGGGTGCGACAGCGTCACCCCGATCTCCTGGCCGCGGTTCTCGAAGCAGAACACCTGCTCGACGCCGGGCAGCGCGGACAGCTCGGTGCTGCGGTCGGCCCAGGCCTCGACGACGAGCCGGGCCTGTTCGGGCGCCAGGGTGGCGAACGACGCGTGGTGGTCGCTGCTGAAGACCAGCACCTCGCACCGGCCGACGCCGGGCCGGATCGGCACCAGCTCGGTGCCGGTCGCCTCGGTAGCGGCCGCCATGGACAAGCTGGGGAAGCGGTTCTCGAACGCGACGACGTCGTAGTGGTCCGACGGCACCTCGGTGGGCCGGTCCGGGGTGGACGCGCACAACGGGCACAGGTCGGCCGGCGGCAGGAAGGTGCGGGTCTGCCGGTGCCCGGCCATGGCCACCCACTCGTCCAGGACCGGGTCGTGCCGCAGCTGTGAGGTCGTGCTCACCGGAGGCAGGTCGCGCGGGTCGTCGAGCCGGTGCGTGGCGTCGTCGCGACGGTCGAAGTAGATGATCTCGCGGCCGTCGGCCAGCCGCGCCGTGGTGCGTTTCATTCCGGTCCGTTCTCGTGTGCTGCGGTGGGGGCGAGGATGAGTTCGCCGACGTGCTCGGCGAGCTGCCGGCGGGCGTCGTCCGGGAGGCCGTCGTCGGTGACGAGGACGTCGGCGTCCTCCAGCCGGGCGATGGTGCTGATGCCGACCGTGCCCCACTTGGTGTGGTCGGCGACGACGCCGAGGCGCCGGCCGGCCGCGACCAGGGCGCGGTCGGTGTCGGCCTCGAGCAGGTTGGGCGTGGTGAAACCGGCACGCGGGTCCATGCCGTGGACGCCGAGGAACACCAGGTCGAGGTTGAGCCGCTCGAGCGAGGCGACGGCCACCGGGCCGACCAGCGCGTCGGACGGAGTGCGCACGCCACCGGTGATGATGACGTCGATGTCGCCGTCGCCGTGCAGCACGTCGGCGATCTGCATGGAGTTGGTGACGACCGTCAGCCGGGGGATCCCGCGCAGCTGCCGGGCGAGTGTCCACGTCGTGGTGCCCGCGGACAGCCCGACGGCCCAGCCGGGCTGTACCAGGGCCGCGGCCGCCCGCGCGACGGCTTCCTTCTCCGCCTCCTGGCGCAGCCGCTTCGCCGCGAAACCGGGCTCCTCGGTGCTGGGCGCCCGCCGCGAGGTGGCGCCGCCGTGCACCTTGTCCAGCGCGCCGCGGGCCACCAGGGCGTCGAGGTCGCGGCGGATGGTCATGTCGGAGACGTCGAACCGGCCGGCCAGCTCGCTCACCCGGGCGGCGCCGCGACGATGTACCTCGTCGAGGATCAGCGCCTGACGCTCCGCAGCCAGCATCGCGCTCCTCGGTGGTGTGCGGGCTTGTGCGTTCCTGTGCGAAAGGTTAGCACTTCGCGTGCGATGCCGTTCGAGCTGTGCTGTCGGCGTGGCGCTGGCGGGCCGGGATGCGGCCAGGCGTCCTCCCGCTCCACCGGGCAAGCATTCATGGTGGAGCGGGAGGACCCGTGCCGGACGTGATCATTTGGGGGCCTGGTGCCGGGGCGGGCTGTCAGGAGGCCGCGAGGGCCCCGTCGACGACGGCGCGGGCCTCGGCCTGAAGCTCGGCCAGATGGTCCGGGCCGCGGAAGCTCTCGGCGTAGATCTTGTACACGTCCTCGGTGCCGGACGGGCGCGCCGCGAACCAGCCGGACTCCGTCACCACCTTCAGCCCGCCGATGGGGGCGTCGTTGCCCGCCGCCCGGGTGAGCTTCGCGGTGATCGGCTCGCCGGCCAGCTCGGTCGCCGTCACCTGGTCCGGCGACAGCGCGCCGAGCGCCTTCTTCTGCTCGCGGGAGGCGGGCGCGTCCACCCGGGCGTATGCCGGGTCGCCGAACTCCGCCGCCAGCCGGCGGTAGTGCTCGCTCGGCGTCGACCCGGTCACCGCGGTGATCTCGGCGGCCAGCAGGCAGGCGATGATGCCGTCCTTGTCCGTGGTCCACACCCCGCCGTCGCGGCGCAGGAACGACGCGCCCGCGGACTCCTCGCCGCCGAACCCGACCGACGCGTCGATCAGCCCCGGCACGAACCACTTGAACCCGACCGGCACCTCCACCAGTGGCCGGCCCAGCCCGGCCGCCACCCGGTCGATCATCGACGAGCTGACCAGCGTCTTACCCACCGCCGCTGTCGCGGGCCAGGCCGGACGGTTGCGGAACAGGTAGTCGATGGCCACCGCGAGATAGTGGTTCGGGTTCATCAGCCCGCCGTCCGGCGTCACGATGCCGTGCCGGTCGGCGTCGGCGTCGTTCCCGGTGGCGACGTCGAACGTGGCGCCGTCGTCGGACATCCGCTGGATCAGCGATGCCATCGCGTGCGGCGACGAGCAGTCCATGCGGATCTTGCCGTCCCAGTCCAGGGTCATGAACCGCCAGGTCGGGTCGACCAGCGGGTTGACGACGGTGAGGTCGAGCCGGTGCCGCTCGGCGATGGCCGCCCAGTAGTCGACCGACGCCCCGCCCAGCGGGTCGGCGCCGATGCGCACCCCGGCCGAGCGGATGGCGTCGACGTCGACGACGGCGGACAGGTCGTCGACGTACGTGCCGAGGAACTCGTAGGAGTCGGTGGTGGGCGCCTTGCGCGCGGACGCCAGGTGCATCCGCTTCACTCCGGCCAGGCCGTCCTCGAGGTATCGGTTGGCGGCGTCCTGGATCGCGCCGGTGATGTCCGAGCCGGCCGGGCCGCCGTCCGGTGGGTTGTACTTGAACCCGCCGTCCCAGGGCGGATTGTGCGACGGGGTGACGACGACGCCGTCGGCCTGCCGCCCACCCGGGCCGGAACCCGCGTTGTGGCGCAAGATCGCGTGCGAGACCGCGGGCGTCGGCGTGTACCGGTCGGCGGCGTCGACCAGCAGCGTCACCTCGTTGGCGGCGAACACTTCGACCGCGGTCGCCCACGCCGGCTCCGACAGCGCGTGCGTGTCCTTGCCCAGGAACAACGGCCCGTCGATGCCGTTCGCGGCCCGGTAGTCGCAGATCGCCTGCGCCGTCGCGGCGATGTGGTCGTCGTTGAACGCGGCCGCCAGTGACGACCCGCGGTGCCCGGACGTCCCGAACGTGACCCGCTGGCCGGGCTCGGCCGGGTTGGGGTGCGTGGTGTAGTACGCCCGGACCAGCTGGGCGATGTCGACGAGGTCCTCATATGCGGCGGGCTGCCCCGCGCGCGGGTGGTTCGTCACCGTCATCCTCTCGCGCCGTCGGTCGTGCCGCTGACACCAGGCACTCTAGGATTTTCGGATGGACGACTCCACCACGGGCCGACATAGACCTTCCCAGGTGATCCCGTCGTGAACCAGGACACCCTGCTCAACTTCGGCCTCGTCATGCTGTTCATCCTCGTCGGCGGGCTCTTCGCCGCCACCGAGCTGGCGCTGGTGTCGCTGCGCGAGAGCCAGTTGGCGCAGCTGGCGCAGCAGGGCCGCCGCGGCGAGCGGGTGGCGGCACTGGCGCACAACCCCAACCGCTTCCTGTCAGCGGTTCAGATCGGCGTCACCGTCGCCGGCTTCTTCTCCGCCGCCTACGGCGCCTCCACGCTCGCACCTGACCTCGCGCCGGTGCTCGAGGACTGGGGCCTGCCGGCCCCCGACACCCTCGCGTTCATCGCGTTGACCCTGTTCATCGCCTACCTGTCCCTGGTGTTCGGCGAGCTGG
It encodes:
- the galK gene encoding galactokinase, translating into MDVPAAVSARTGSAPGRVNLIGEHTDYNGGFALPLAIAFRTTARVTPRTDGVVVASSSASGTEPVTFGVDSSPGDVEGWAAYVAGVFWALRDAGHDVPGADVHIDSTVPSGAGLSSSHALECSVAVTLNDLCGLGLDRTTLALLVQRAENVYVGAPTGAMDQMASLHGQEGHVILFDARAMTAEPVPCDLAAAGLDLLVVDTKVHHEHTGGGYGARRASCEEAAALLGVPTLREVQDDAVDDVLGKLGDDVMRRRVRHVLTENARVLDTVGLLRAGRVGEIGPLLTASHASMRDDYEITVDEVDVAVSSALDAGALGARMTGGGFGGSVVALTDAADSDRVADAVRSAFDERGYPAPSVFTVRPAAGAGIEENPT
- the galE gene encoding UDP-glucose 4-epimerase GalE, which produces MKLLVTGGAGYIGSVVGAQLVAAGHEVVVLDSLLTGHDEAVPDGARFVRGSIEEAADAIDSSFDAVLHFAARSLVGESVQQPELYWWNNVVGTLRLLDAMRTAGVRRLVFSSTAATYGQSEVSPITEDTPALPINPYGQSKLAVDHALAGEATAHGLAAVSLRYFNVGGAFGRHGERHDPETHLIPNVLAVPAGRRDAVDVFGTDYPTPDGTAVRDYLHVEDLGRAHLLALDWTGTSGAPGTHRVYNLGSGTGYSVREVIEAARRVTGHPVPTRDRDRRAGDPPVLVASAERIAADLGWRAEHGLETIVEDAWTFLQR
- the galT gene encoding galactose-1-phosphate uridylyltransferase gives rise to the protein MKRTTARLADGREIIYFDRRDDATHRLDDPRDLPPVSTTSQLRHDPVLDEWVAMAGHRQTRTFLPPADLCPLCASTPDRPTEVPSDHYDVVAFENRFPSLSMAAATEATGTELVPIRPGVGRCEVLVFSSDHHASFATLAPEQARLVVEAWADRSTELSALPGVEQVFCFENRGQEIGVTLSHPHGQIYAYPYVTPRTARMLESARKHRERTGRNLFADVLAEEQAAGVRVVAQTRHWTAFVPAAARWPVEVHLYPHRQLAAIADLDDPERDEFVHLYLDVLKRFDALYDAPLPYIAAWHQAPVSTGRDLAYLHLQLFSVKRAADKLKYLAGSESGMGAFITDVLPEDVAARLRSSEVPE
- a CDS encoding DeoR/GlpR family DNA-binding transcription regulator; the protein is MLAAERQALILDEVHRRGAARVSELAGRFDVSDMTIRRDLDALVARGALDKVHGGATSRRAPSTEEPGFAAKRLRQEAEKEAVARAAAALVQPGWAVGLSAGTTTWTLARQLRGIPRLTVVTNSMQIADVLHGDGDIDVIITGGVRTPSDALVGPVAVASLERLNLDLVFLGVHGMDPRAGFTTPNLLEADTDRALVAAGRRLGVVADHTKWGTVGISTIARLEDADVLVTDDGLPDDARRQLAEHVGELILAPTAAHENGPE
- the pgm gene encoding phosphoglucomutase (alpha-D-glucose-1,6-bisphosphate-dependent); its protein translation is MTNHPRAGQPAAYEDLVDIAQLVRAYYTTHPNPAEPGQRVTFGTSGHRGSSLAAAFNDDHIAATAQAICDYRAANGIDGPLFLGKDTHALSEPAWATAVEVFAANEVTLLVDAADRYTPTPAVSHAILRHNAGSGPGGRQADGVVVTPSHNPPWDGGFKYNPPDGGPAGSDITGAIQDAANRYLEDGLAGVKRMHLASARKAPTTDSYEFLGTYVDDLSAVVDVDAIRSAGVRIGADPLGGASVDYWAAIAERHRLDLTVVNPLVDPTWRFMTLDWDGKIRMDCSSPHAMASLIQRMSDDGATFDVATGNDADADRHGIVTPDGGLMNPNHYLAVAIDYLFRNRPAWPATAAVGKTLVSSSMIDRVAAGLGRPLVEVPVGFKWFVPGLIDASVGFGGEESAGASFLRRDGGVWTTDKDGIIACLLAAEITAVTGSTPSEHYRRLAAEFGDPAYARVDAPASREQKKALGALSPDQVTATELAGEPITAKLTRAAGNDAPIGGLKVVTESGWFAARPSGTEDVYKIYAESFRGPDHLAELQAEARAVVDGALAAS